GGGTGCCGAAGCGCCCGGTCCGGCCCGGCCGTCCCGGATCCAATTCCCTTCGCCTTTGCCACTGCGGATCCGGCCGTTGCCCGGTGCACCGGCAGCCCGATCGGGGCAAGGATCAGCCCGATAAGCCCGGCATGGTTGCCCATCCAGTTGCCCCAAGCCGCCCGGTCGCCGGTTCGCCCCACCCGCGTCTTCCAGTGCGCCGCCAATGCCACCCCGCTCGCACTTGTTCATGCCACGTCATGCCCCAAATCGTCCGTAAGCCTCACCCGCGGATAGGTCAGTGTGGATGCGCACGGGGCGCCAAACCAAAGCCCTGACCGCTCGCAGCACGCCAGCCGAACCACCACGAAAGCTGCAACGACAAGTCTTGGCGCGGGCCAAGCATGGCGGTCCACTGGCAGCCTGTCGGACCTGGGGAGGGCGATGTTTTTATCCCACCGTTTAACAGGAGCGCGGCTGACCGCATCTGAAAGGTTAGGCGACACGCTTTCTTTCCATTGACCGCGATGCCCCACTGCTGCTCCCACCCAACCTGCGCGAGTGGGTGGCCGCCAACGATCTGTTCATAGGGTCGAAGAACAGAACAACCGTTGTTCGACGGCCCGCAGGTGCTGCCGGACCCGGGGACCGCTCCCCTCGGGCGACCGTTCGTGCCCGAGTCACGGTGTCAACGGTCGGTCAAGAGTACGGATTCGCGCTGCTTCTACACCCGATCGGGCAATGGGCCAGATCTGAGCAGTAAAACCTGGTCATCTGGTTCGGGTCGGTCGGGTCCTCACTCCCCGTGTCGTCTCTGCACGCCGTGGGACCGGATGCCCCTCCAGGCACGGTCGCCCGGAGAGCACCCATCGCATTTCGCGTCAGGCCGGTGCTGATACTGTTCCGCCATTTTGAATCGCGGAAAATCCCGCATCTTGGTGCAAACATTTCAGTCACCAGGGCCTTGTACGCTGAGGATCCCGGCAACGCCTGCGGCACCCTCGGAACTGCCACCGCAAGAACCTCAGACTCAACGCGGGCGCCTCAATGGCCGGACCGCGCCATGGCCCGGGTTTTTCCGTGGTTTCGCGTGAAAAAGATCACACCAAAATGCGCATGCACCCGCGAAAGATTCACGACAAGCAAGAGGCCATGCTGTCCTGTGATCCCAACCGGTTGGTCTGTGGAACCTGGTAAGAAGTCAAATCAGTTCCAGATCCAACCGTGTACCGTACGACGACTCACAACCCTTCCGGCCGGAGGTCGGTCCGCGGCAGGTGCTGCTCCAGCCGGAATGGCCGGAACAAACCATAAGCAATCGTGCTGTAGCGCACGCCGGGTGGCGGGCCTTCTTCGGGACCTTCCTGAAACATGGCCGGCCATGCACTACCCGGACGGGGATCCCCATGATGGGGGCCGAGGGTGTTCTTGAGGGTACCGATCACCACAACTTCGACCACGTTGGTGCCGGGACGGAGTTGCCGGGTAACCTCGAGTTCCCAGGGCGGTGCCAGGATATATCCAACCCGTTGGCCATTAACATTCACCCGCGCCACACTGCCCTGCCAGCCCTGCAGCCGGACGAAGTACCGGCCCTCCGGGTGGGGCAACGCATATCGCTGGCGATAGGCAACCCCCGCACCATAGAACGGGTGGCCCTGGGTATTCCAACCCAGTCCATGGGTTTCGTCGAGACCACTGCCATCCACCAAATGGATGGCATTTCGCCGGTGCGATGCCAGTTCACTGGACACCTGATGCACTCTCACGTTCGCCAATCGATGGTCCTCAGCGGTGTAGAACTGAACTTCCGAAAGGCCCACAAAACCGTGGTCCTCCGGCGTACCTTCGGCCGGGTATTCAACACCACGAAGGTTGGACAAAATGTCCAGGCGCACGTACCGCACCGCCCGGTCGCTCACGGGCAGGATGTCGGGCGTGTCATAAGCACCGCCCGGAGCCCGCCGGAGATGGAACGTGCCCAGCTCCTCGTTCATTGAGTCCGGCTCCGCGCCGGCTCTGATTCGGATCCTCCCGGCGCCCCGCAACGTCAGGTCGCGCACGTGCGCCTCGTTGTAGTTCCAGATCTTGATCCGGTTCACATTCGTCACCTGGCCCAGATCAAAGATCACGTATGGAGCGCGGTCCTCCCGGCCCTCCTGGAATCCGATGCCGACGGTCAGCCAGGCTGTCCCGTCAGGGTTGTAGCCGTGAGCCGGTCGGGGTTGGGCTCTGCCCAGTTGGATCGGGGTGTCCGGCGTAATCGCGAATCCCCGCGCCACCGGTTTGAGGGCGAAGCTGCCCAGCACATAAGCCGGCTCCAGCTCGTGCAGCATGGTGAAGGGCCGGGCCGTGAGCGTGACCACGTTTTCTCCGGTTCGTGCGGTCGAAGCCAGGGAGATGCGGCCGAAAGCCTTGTCCAGCCACCAGGCACCCGGTACCGGTTCCACCGCCCGGCCGTTGCAGGTGATGGTGTAAAGGTCGGGTCGTTCCACAACAAGAGCCAGGTCGGGTGGCACGGCGCCTTCAATGGAGAAACGGTAGCTGACCGTGAAGCCGCTATCGGGCGGAAACGTCCTGGAGATCAACTCGTCCTTGAACTGAACGGCGTTGTCCCACGGGCTGCGTTCCACACCATGTTTCTGCCACACAAACTGGTTGGCGCGGTAAAAATACACGTTCGATCGTGTCTCCCCGGCTGCGGACACGTCCACGTAATCCAACGTCAGCACGTTGGGTTCCAGCCGCTGGATTTCCAGAAAGGCATCCACGTCCTCTTCCCGTCCCGCCGGATGGGTGGCCAAACCTCCGGCCAACCGGATGGGCGGCACCGGACGTATTTCCTCCCTCACCGGTCGTCCGGGCTCCAGCGGTTGCCGTGACAGGAACAACAAAAGGCTTCCGGATGGCGGCAACCGAAAGTCGGCCCTGAGCCCGTTCGAAGTGTTCTGAAATGGGTACGGCTCCACGGCACCCGTGTAGGGGTCCCATCTTTCCACACCCTGAAGGTCCGATTCAATGGTGCCGGCCGAGGGCTCCTGCATGCTGGTGTTCACCAGCAACAGGATCTGGCCGTCGTCGATGTGACGGCGGTGATGGAAAAGAATGCCCCGGTCGGCCGCCGCGCGGATGATCCGAACCCCCTGCGGAGGCGCCAGGCGATGGAGTGCTTCCACTACGCGGGATGGGTCCGTGGCAACCCATCCAGTCCGGGTCGCCCAATGGGCCGGGCGCGGTGAGAGTGCACCGTCCACGCGCGCAGGGGCCGCTCTCAGGCACAACACCCGGCCGCCAGCCTCCCGGAAACGATCCCCCAGCTCCAGCAGATTGGATGAAATGTTTTCGCACAGCGGCGGCAGTACGAGCACATCATAGAGGCGCCGGCCCACACGAAGCCGGTTGCCTTCCACGGCGGCGTGCTCGGCCAGAATGGACTCGCAACCCAGGTCATATTCGATTTGGGCCGCCTCGAGGCGCATCAACAGGTTGAAAAACGAATCGCCCAGTTGCCGAAGCCCGGCCTCATGGCCCTGGTACATCCAGGCGGTGCTCGTCGGTTCCAGCACCAGGATGCGGTTGATTTGTTCGCCCTGGGACATGACGGCCGAGAGCCGCGCCAGGTAGCGCGCATGAACCTGGTAGGCCTCCCACCAGGGCTCGTGATAGCTGAAGCTCTGGGGATGATCGCGTTTACGGGCGCCCCGTAGGGTCACATAGCTGAGGTGCTCGTCCATGAGATTGATTCCCAACACCAGGAGCCAGTCGGCAATGCGCTTCATATCCTCGAACCGCAAGTCCCATCCCCCGGCCCCATAGAGCTCCACCAGTGTGCGTTTGCGGCCGAGCTGGTTGGCCACACTGGAGATTTCCCGACAGAACCGCACGTTACCGAACTGGGCACGGGTGTGTTCGGCGTATTGATTCATCAGGCAATCGATCCCCGGGATGTGCTGCCAGGCGGCCATGGCCATGTTATCCGGAACGTTCAGGCATTGAGGCCATTCGTGGTCCCAATAGTAGCCGGTGAAGCTCAATCCGTGCGCCTCGCACCACTCGTAGTAGGGCCTGGCCCACCGCTCAATGAAAAGCTCGTTGAGGGTGCGGAAGTAGTCATGGCGCACCCGCCGCCAGTCCCCCAGCTCGCGCGCCAGTGCCGGCAGATGGGCCAACAAATCGTAGCCGCGCCGCTTTTCAAACTGCTCCGGCAGGTCGGGACACCATGGGAATCCTCCCGCAGGCCGGATGTTCGGCTCGTCGGTGAACACTCCCGGAATCCGATGGCCGAACTGGCCGCCCACCTCCCGCCTGTAGGCCCCGAGCGTGACCTCAAGGAACTTCTCCGTGACGCCCTCGGTCAGCAGGTTCACGTAGAAACGGTTGCCGTGCCATGGTGAATTTTCGGCCTGCCGGATCACGGCCACCCAATACCGACCGTGCGGGAGAGTCTCGCCCGACCTTACCCGGCCGGACACATCGCGGGCATCGTCATCCCCCAGCTGGAACACGGCCACCGTGTCGGTAGTCCATTCGGGCGGGGCGTTGGTTTCGAAGAAATGCAGGCCCATGCCGCGGGACTCGGGCATCAGCTCCGGCACCCATCCACCGGCAAAACCGCTCGGGTATGAGTTCTCGTCGTAGATCCAAACGTTCATGTCCAGGCGTTCGGCCTCGTCCAGGGCCACCTTCCACAGCCGGAACCATTCCAGCCCCAGGTAGGGGGTCATCAAGCCCGGCCGGGGGTGGATGAACACCTGTCGGATCTGTTGGCTGCAAAGGTCGCGCAGCGTGTCACGGACCTGTTCCTCGGTCATCGCGTCATTCCACACCCACAGGGGCGCGCTGGTGTAATGGCGGGGCGGGTCGGCGAGAAGGCGTTTCACCGCTGTCGCATCCACGGCGTGCGCGCTGAGCACCATCCCGCTCGTCAGAAGCAGCAGGCCCGGAACCCACAACAAGCCACGGAGCATGCACGTTCGCATACCAACGGCCCCAGCAGACCCCAAGCGACCCGCTTGTTCAAGTCTGCCGTTCTGGAGGGCCTGCACAATTCGTGAGCCCCTGGCGAGGATCAGGCGTCAGGGCGTCATTGGACGGCAGCCGTGAGGGTGCCGGGAATTCACGAGGGTCCAACTGCAGTTCGCGGCGCCGGTTCACCGAAGTGGACCGTCGCACCCGCCTGCCAGCCTACAATCCGTCCGGGTCTCAGGCCACGATCGAGAAGTGCTGTTCCGCATACCCGCCGGGGCTGGCGAACCTGCCGTGTTTACCGGTTGTTGTGAAGTGCTACATTGCGACCGTGAAGTCTTCTCAACCCAATATTGGGCCCACGGGCCGATGGTTGCGAGCCGCGGTCGGGATTGTATTGCTTGGCGTTGCCTGGTGGGCGGTTGGTCAGGATCGTCGGTTGGCCGCCCTGCTGGCCGTGCTCGGGGTATTCTGCCTGTACGAGGCCGCACGCGGCTGGTGCCTTTTGCGGGCCTGCGGCATCAAGACGAAGTGGTGACGCGCTTTTCGACCAGCCGCCGCAATCGGATCCGGTTATAGCGCTGGGCCAGAATGCACGGGATGTTCAACAGCAGCCCGCAAAGGGTCATGATGAGGATGGCCCAGGGAGGATTCCATAATGCAAAGACCGGCGTGGAGGCCAGTGCAGCCCAGTGACACAGCTCGCCCCGCCACGTCTCCACGAGAAAGGCTCGGAGGTAGTCGGTTTGTGAGGATCTCAAAGCCGATTTCGGAAAACCGTGCCGAAACCAGGCAGCGCCATCCGGCAGTCGATCCTTCCAACGACGGACGGCGAACAGGCGTTCGTAGAGCCGTCCCTGTGCTTCCCAGGCAAATCCGCGCGGCGGGTGGAACCACCGGGACGGCAGCCGGGTAAAGATCCATGCCCAACCCAACTGGATCACCGGCCATCCGATCACGTTCAACAAAGCAGTCAGCCAGGTGGGAAGCTCAGTCAGCATGGATGGTTCGTCCCTTCCACGACACCTCCCCACCGCGGCGCGCCGTTCCCGTCAGGAAAAGCGCGAAAAAGAAAAGCAGCGGAAGCGGGTATAAGACGGCCGCGGGAATTCCGAACGAGCCCACCCGACGGGCCAGGCAGGCAACCTGAACAACGCACGCACCATAGGCAACCGCCCAGGGCCATGCCCCCTGGGTAACACAGCAGCCCAGCGCCACGGCCGTCAGGCCTGTCAGCCAGGTGATGATCATGAACAGCCTGAGTCTGCCGGTTTTACCCGCTCCGGAGGCAAATCCCTTCAGCCAACCCTCCACCAGTTCTCGTACCCCTCCCGGATACATGCGGAAGGACAGAATCCCCCGCCCCACGCCGCTGTGCACAGGCACACCGGCCTCACGAAAAGCCTCGCCCAACCACACATTTTCCAGAATACGTTCCTTTGCACGTGCATGCCCGCCCACACGCCGGTAGCTCTCCCGATCCACCAACAACATGGGGCCGAACAGAGTCGTCCCCGCCGCTCCCAGGGCCATAAGGATGTTGAAGAACATGGACAATTCCTCGTAGGGCTTACGGATTACATGATAGGGGGCCAGGGAGAAAGCGCCTCCGGCATACATGGACAACGCCCTGTCCAAGCCGCCGGCCTCAAACCACGTATCGGCATCCAAAAACAAAAGGATTTCTCCGCCGGCCGCGTCCGCGCCCTGTTGGCATGCCCAGGGTTTCCCACGCCAGCCATCGGGAAGCGGTGCTGAGGAGATCACCCGGGCACCGTGAGCCCGGGCAATGGCAGCGGTACGGTCCGTGGAAGCGTCATCCACCACGATCACCTCGTCGGGTGGAGCAGGCTGCCGACGAAGGGATTCAAGGAGCCGTGGAAGGTTATGCTCCTCGTTCCGGGCTGGAATGATCACGGTGAGTCGCCGTCGGCCTGCACGCTCGGGCGCCGGTAGGGGCGTTCGAAGATATGGGATCAACGCCCATCCGATCGAGGATACTCCCAGCGCTGCCAGCGGCAGGATCAGCTCCGGTCCCATGCCATCACCTGTTTGGCCACATTCTGCCCGCAGAGCAGCACCATCGGTACTCCGCCGCCCGGATTCACCGAGCCGCCCACAAAAAACAAGTTCGGGTAACGACGGCTCTGCTTGGGAGCCTTGAACGCAAGGTTCCTCCAACGGTCGCTGACGACCCCGTAGATGGATCCCCGATGGGAATGGTAAAGGCGCCGGATATCGGGGGGCGTTAGAACGTGCTCATAAACGATATGCCTGCGCAGGTCTTTGAGCCCCATGCGCTCCAGCTTGCTCAGGACCCTGTCTTTGAGGGCCTCATAATCTTGCGGTCCCCAGGGGCGATCCTCCCGAATGTAGGGGATATGCGGGAGAATCTTCAGGCAGTCACATCCCGGCGGAGCCACCGTGGGGTCCGTACGCGATGCGGCCACCACGTACAGCGTGGGGTCGCTCGGCAGTTCATACCGCTCAAACACCTCGGCAAAGTGGGCCTTCTGGTCTTTGCTGAAAAAGAAGTTGTGGTGCGCCAGCTGCGGGTACTGACAGTCGAGCCCCACATCGATAACCAGGCCCGAACACGCCGGCTCCAACCTCCTCTCCAACGACGCCACAACCGTCCGATCTTCACCCAGCAGCTCAGCATGGGCCGGCACAACCTCCATGTTGGACACCACGATATCAGCCGGGTGAAATGCACCCTCTGCCGTGACCACGCCGGTGACCCGTGATCCGTTGCGTGTGATCCGTATGACCTCCACGCCGCATTGAATTCGGATCCCCAGCTCCTGCATCAACCGTTGGAGCGCCTCCGCGATGCGATACAGCCCACCGTCCACGTACCAAAGGTCGTAACGGAACTGGATTGTGGGCAGACAATTCATGAACGCAGGTGCGCGGAGCGCGGACGAGCCGACGTACTTGATGAAAAAATCGAAAATGTCGCGGAAGTATGAGGTGCGGAAGTGCGCCGCCACCGCCTGGTGCATGGACCGGAACAGGTCAAACCGAAGAAACTTCCAGAGCCCGTAATGCCGGGCGAAATCCCGCCAGTTATCCAACCCCTGCTCAAAGTACCCCTCATGAATCAGGTCAAAGAGGCGGCCGGAATACTCCAGGAACCGTTCCACGTTCTCCGGCGGTTCTTTCACGCGGCGGGCCTGCTCCGCCATGGCGGCCGGTTCCGGCACCAGATCGACCACCGTTCCATCCTCGAAAAAGCACCGCCAGTGGGGCCGGACCGGGCGCAGGGTGATGTAGTCCCGCATCTCCCGGCCACTTCGTTCGAACAGGCGGGCCAGGATGTGCGGCAGGGTTAAAATCGAGGGACCCAGGTCAAAAGTGAATCCCTCCGCCCTGAGGACGTTGAGCTTTCCGCCAATCCGCTCGTTTTTTTCCAGGAGCTCAACCTCGTAACCCGCTTGGCGCAGGCTAATGGCGGCAGAGATCCCGCCCAGGCCCGCGCCGATCACGATAACCTTCTTGTTCGCCTGCATGGATGGTGGGGGGCAGGGTGGTCAGGGAGCAACTTTTGACAACCTCTGAAGCCCCTCCCGGGCAAGCCGGTTGACGGGCTGCAGTTCCAACGCGCGGCGGAAACACACGGCGGCTTCCGGGGCATTTCCCAGACGCTCGTGTGCCAGCGCCAAAAAAGTCAGGCAGCCGGGGTGACCCCACCGAGGTTCAGTCGGTCCTGCCGGGCCATCCCCTTCCGCGGTGAAGAGGGTATCGGCTTTTCGGAGTATGGCCAGCGTCTCCTGCCAGTCTGCCGGCTTCCGGGCGGTGTGAAACCGGCAGACGCCGAGCAAATACTGCACCCTGGGATTTTCCGCACCATGGGCCAGAGCCCACCGCTTGTGCCGCTCGATGCGCGGCCCCAGCCAAAGGGCCCGCCCCAGGCCACCCTCGGCCTTCATGCCGTAGAGCGTGCCCAACAGGGCGTGAATTTCGGCCTGTTCCGGATCCAGCCGCATGCCCTCGCGGAGGGTTTCAATCGCAGCTTCCAGCACCGGCCCCTCCGGCGGCGCATCTGCCCAGCTCCCCGAGGGGTGCCGGAGCCACAAGACGAGGTGAAACTGAGTTACACCCAGCCAGTAGCGTGCCAGAACCGAGTCGGGATCCTGTTGCACAGCCGTTTCGAAAGAACGGGCCGACATTTGAAACCCGGCCCCGTCCCAGTCCCGGTAGGCGCGTGCAAACTCCTTCACTCCCCGAATCAGTGCCTCACAGGGCGCCTGCTCCGCCCGCAGCCCCAGGACAGCCAGCATCGCCATCATGACCCAGCCGCGAACCATACCTTGACGAGCTTTAGCATGACGGCCGATCCTTGCAAGCCCATGACAACGGTAAGGGAAATCCTCGACGAGCAGCGCGCATTCTTTCGCACCGGCGCCACCCGTCCGCTCGAGTTCAGGGTCGAACAGTTGCGCCGCCTGCAGGATGCCCTCAAGGCCGGGGAAAACTTCCTGCTTCAGGCGCTGGCGAAAGATCTCGGTCGACCCGCTCCTGAGGCCGTGGTCAGCGAGATCGCGATGGTAGCCGCCGAGATCGAATACGCAGCGGCCAAGCTGCGTCGCTGGGTTCGACCGCAAAGGCGCCGGGTGCCCCTTCTGGCGTTCCCAGCCAGCGGATGGATTCAGCCCGAGCCGCTGGGTGTGGTGCTCATTCTGGGGCCGTGGAATTATCCGGTGCAACTGTTGCTGATGCCCCTGGTGGGAGCCATCGCGGCTGGCAACTGTGCCGTGCTCAAACCTTCGGAACTGGCTCCCGAAACCTCCAGGGCCCTCGCCCGGCTGATTCGCGACACGTTCTCCCCTGCCCATGTAAGGTTGCTGGAAGGGGGGCCCGATCTGGCCGAAGCCCTGGTGAGTGAGCCCTTTGACAAGATTTTCTTTACGGGCAGCCGGTCCACAGGCCGGCGCGTTATGTTGGCCGCGGCACACCATCTCACCCCCGTTGTGCTGGAGCTGGGCGGCAAGTCTCCCTGCATCGTGTGCAAGGATGCACCCTTGGACGTGGCCGCCCGGCGCATTGCCTGGGGCAAGTTTCTCAACGCCGGTCAGACGTGCGTGGCGCCGGACTTCGTCCTGGTGGAGGAACCCGTGTGCGAGGCCCTGATCGAAGCCCTCACGCGCGCCATCCGCGAGTTTTTCGGGGACAACCCCCGCCGGAGCGCCGACTATGGGCGCATTGTGAATCGGGCGCATTTCGAACGTCTGCGTTCCTTGCTGTCGGGTGGGCGGGTGATCTTGGGCGGCGACATGGATGCGGAAAGTCTGTACTTCGGTCCCACGCTCATCACCGACGTTTCGCCCGATGCGCCCTTGATGCAAGAGGAGATCTTCGGCCCTCTTTTGCCCATTCTCAGTTTCCGACATTTGGATGAGGCCCTGGAATGGCTGGCTCAACAACCCGCCCCTCTCGCGCTCTATCTGTTCACACGGCAGCGCGCCATCCAGGAGCGGGTCCTGGCCCGAACCCGCTCCGGCGGCGTCTGCATCAATGACACAATCCTCCAGGTGGCTGCCCGCGAACTGCCGTTTGGGGGACTGGGCCCCAGCGGGATGGGTGTTTACCACGGTCATGCCAGTTTCCAGACCTTTTCGCATTACCGGCCCGTGTTGCGTCGGTCACTCTTCCCGGACTGGCGGTGGCGCTATCCGCCTTCGCGGTTGGCGCTTTCCAGGCTGAAGTGCCTGGCAAGGTGGTTGTTACGATGGTGACCTTGCAACCCGGACCAATCTTCGCTAATCCACCGGCATGCCAAAACGCGTCCTGATTGTGGGAGCCGGACCCGGCGGACTGGCCGCCGCCCTGCTTTTGGCCCGGGCCGGGTTGCAGGTCATCATCCTCGAAAAGCAGCCCCGCGTCGGCGGGCGCACTTCATGCCTCGAAGGCAACGGATTTCGGTTCGACCTTGGCCCCACCTTCTTTCTCTATCCCCAGGTGCTCGAGGAAATCTTCGCCGCAGTGGGCCGGGACCTGTATCAGGAGGTCCCCATGAAGCGACTGGACCCCCAATACCGGCTGGTGTTTGGGGCCGGCGGCGAGCTGCTCTGTTCCCCCGACGTCGACCGCATGGAGGCCGAAATCGCACGCCTTTCGCCCACGGATGCCCGCGCCTTCCGCCTTTTCCTGAAGAACAATCGGGTCAAGCTCGAAAAGTTTGCCCCCTGCCTGCAAATGCCCTTTGAGGGATGGCAGGATCTGGTCAACCGGCGCATGCTCGCCGTTTTGCCGCATTTGAAGCCGTGGAGGTCGCTCCATGCCGAAATGGCCCGCTACTTTCGCGATCCCCGCCTTCAGTTGGCATTCACCTTCCAGTCCAAGTACCTGGGCATGTCCCCGTTTCAGTGTCCCAGCTTGTTCTCGATCCTGTCCTTCCTGGAGTACGAATATGGCATCTGGCATCCCATCGGCGGCTGCAACGCCCTCACGCGCGCCATGGCACGGGTCGCCACAGAGATGGGAGTTGAGCTACACCTGAACGAACCGGTCCTGGAAATCCTGATCCAAAACCGCCGTGCCGTTGGGGTCCGAACCGCGACGGCTCGTTACGATGCCGATGCGGTCGTTGTGAATGCCGACTTCGCCCACGCCATGACCACCCTCATTCCAAACCATCTGCGCCGTAAATGGACCGACGAAACCATCGCCCGAAAGCGCTTCTCCTGTTCCACGTTCATGATGTACCTGGGCATTGAGGGAACCTGCGAGGAGCTGCAACACCATAACATCTACATTGCAGCCGATTACCGCCGAAACCTCGAGGACATCGAGCAGCGCCACGTGCTTTCGGAGGACCCATCGTTCTACGTCCAAAATCCGTGCCGCACGGATCCCACGCTCGCACCGGCCGGCCACAGCCTCCTTTACGTTCTAGTGCCGGTGAGCCACAGGCACCCCAATATCCAGTGGAACCAGGAACGCAACAGATTCCGCCAGTTGGTGCTGCGACAGCTTGAGCGGATCGGCGTCCGCAACCTGGAGCCGCGCATCCGTTTCGAGCGCATCATCACACCGGACGACTGGGAACAACAGATGAACATTTACAAGGGCGCAACCTTCAACCTCGCCCATAATCTGGGACAGATGCTAATCTTTCGCCCGCACAACCGCTTTGAGGAATTCGACCGACTCTATCTGGTTGGCGGGGGCACCCACCCCGGTAGCGGCCTGCCGGTCATCTTCGAATCCGCACGCATTACCTCCCGGCTGCTCCTCGAAGACCTCGCCTGAGACGCTTCTGTCCCAGCAGGGCTTCCACATCCCTGGGTGCCGCGCAATTCCACCTCCACGAATCCACGACTGGGCATGATACACCCGACGGGCCCTTTCATCTGGCTACCGTGCCCCAACCGACAGGCCAGGTTCACCGCACCCAGGGTCCGGCACCCCTCCAAGTGTCTCCGTTGCCGCGGCCTGAAACCTTGAACGCGGCCATTGGGCTCAAGTAAAAAGAATGCGCAGACGTTGCTGTCGTGGAGCCACTCAGAACCACATCAACCACCACTGGACCCGATCCTTGCCAGATCTGTGCTCCGGAAAGCAGTCAGGCCCGGGGGGGCCCCGTCCGCAACCATGGCCGGGGCACACAACTAACCCGGTATCCGTGTGATGCAAGGGGCAACGGCCGACCTTGAATTGGGTCGCATACGGTCTGG
Above is a genomic segment from Limisphaera ngatamarikiensis containing:
- a CDS encoding glycosyl hydrolase, translated to MRTCMLRGLLWVPGLLLLTSGMVLSAHAVDATAVKRLLADPPRHYTSAPLWVWNDAMTEEQVRDTLRDLCSQQIRQVFIHPRPGLMTPYLGLEWFRLWKVALDEAERLDMNVWIYDENSYPSGFAGGWVPELMPESRGMGLHFFETNAPPEWTTDTVAVFQLGDDDARDVSGRVRSGETLPHGRYWVAVIRQAENSPWHGNRFYVNLLTEGVTEKFLEVTLGAYRREVGGQFGHRIPGVFTDEPNIRPAGGFPWCPDLPEQFEKRRGYDLLAHLPALARELGDWRRVRHDYFRTLNELFIERWARPYYEWCEAHGLSFTGYYWDHEWPQCLNVPDNMAMAAWQHIPGIDCLMNQYAEHTRAQFGNVRFCREISSVANQLGRKRTLVELYGAGGWDLRFEDMKRIADWLLVLGINLMDEHLSYVTLRGARKRDHPQSFSYHEPWWEAYQVHARYLARLSAVMSQGEQINRILVLEPTSTAWMYQGHEAGLRQLGDSFFNLLMRLEAAQIEYDLGCESILAEHAAVEGNRLRVGRRLYDVLVLPPLCENISSNLLELGDRFREAGGRVLCLRAAPARVDGALSPRPAHWATRTGWVATDPSRVVEALHRLAPPQGVRIIRAAADRGILFHHRRHIDDGQILLLVNTSMQEPSAGTIESDLQGVERWDPYTGAVEPYPFQNTSNGLRADFRLPPSGSLLLFLSRQPLEPGRPVREEIRPVPPIRLAGGLATHPAGREEDVDAFLEIQRLEPNVLTLDYVDVSAAGETRSNVYFYRANQFVWQKHGVERSPWDNAVQFKDELISRTFPPDSGFTVSYRFSIEGAVPPDLALVVERPDLYTITCNGRAVEPVPGAWWLDKAFGRISLASTARTGENVVTLTARPFTMLHELEPAYVLGSFALKPVARGFAITPDTPIQLGRAQPRPAHGYNPDGTAWLTVGIGFQEGREDRAPYVIFDLGQVTNVNRIKIWNYNEAHVRDLTLRGAGRIRIRAGAEPDSMNEELGTFHLRRAPGGAYDTPDILPVSDRAVRYVRLDILSNLRGVEYPAEGTPEDHGFVGLSEVQFYTAEDHRLANVRVHQVSSELASHRRNAIHLVDGSGLDETHGLGWNTQGHPFYGAGVAYRQRYALPHPEGRYFVRLQGWQGSVARVNVNGQRVGYILAPPWELEVTRQLRPGTNVVEVVVIGTLKNTLGPHHGDPRPGSAWPAMFQEGPEEGPPPGVRYSTIAYGLFRPFRLEQHLPRTDLRPEGL
- a CDS encoding YgaP-like transmembrane domain; this translates as MKSSQPNIGPTGRWLRAAVGIVLLGVAWWAVGQDRRLAALLAVLGVFCLYEAARGWCLLRACGIKTKW
- a CDS encoding glycosyl-4,4'-diaponeurosporenoate acyltransferase; translation: MLTELPTWLTALLNVIGWPVIQLGWAWIFTRLPSRWFHPPRGFAWEAQGRLYERLFAVRRWKDRLPDGAAWFRHGFPKSALRSSQTDYLRAFLVETWRGELCHWAALASTPVFALWNPPWAILIMTLCGLLLNIPCILAQRYNRIRLRRLVEKRVTTSS
- a CDS encoding glycosyltransferase family 2 protein; translation: MGPELILPLAALGVSSIGWALIPYLRTPLPAPERAGRRRLTVIIPARNEEHNLPRLLESLRRQPAPPDEVIVVDDASTDRTAAIARAHGARVISSAPLPDGWRGKPWACQQGADAAGGEILLFLDADTWFEAGGLDRALSMYAGGAFSLAPYHVIRKPYEELSMFFNILMALGAAGTTLFGPMLLVDRESYRRVGGHARAKERILENVWLGEAFREAGVPVHSGVGRGILSFRMYPGGVRELVEGWLKGFASGAGKTGRLRLFMIITWLTGLTAVALGCCVTQGAWPWAVAYGACVVQVACLARRVGSFGIPAAVLYPLPLLFFFALFLTGTARRGGEVSWKGRTIHAD
- a CDS encoding phytoene desaturase family protein, coding for MQANKKVIVIGAGLGGISAAISLRQAGYEVELLEKNERIGGKLNVLRAEGFTFDLGPSILTLPHILARLFERSGREMRDYITLRPVRPHWRCFFEDGTVVDLVPEPAAMAEQARRVKEPPENVERFLEYSGRLFDLIHEGYFEQGLDNWRDFARHYGLWKFLRFDLFRSMHQAVAAHFRTSYFRDIFDFFIKYVGSSALRAPAFMNCLPTIQFRYDLWYVDGGLYRIAEALQRLMQELGIRIQCGVEVIRITRNGSRVTGVVTAEGAFHPADIVVSNMEVVPAHAELLGEDRTVVASLERRLEPACSGLVIDVGLDCQYPQLAHHNFFFSKDQKAHFAEVFERYELPSDPTLYVVAASRTDPTVAPPGCDCLKILPHIPYIREDRPWGPQDYEALKDRVLSKLERMGLKDLRRHIVYEHVLTPPDIRRLYHSHRGSIYGVVSDRWRNLAFKAPKQSRRYPNLFFVGGSVNPGGGVPMVLLCGQNVAKQVMAWDRS
- a CDS encoding aldehyde dehydrogenase family protein; this encodes MTTVREILDEQRAFFRTGATRPLEFRVEQLRRLQDALKAGENFLLQALAKDLGRPAPEAVVSEIAMVAAEIEYAAAKLRRWVRPQRRRVPLLAFPASGWIQPEPLGVVLILGPWNYPVQLLLMPLVGAIAAGNCAVLKPSELAPETSRALARLIRDTFSPAHVRLLEGGPDLAEALVSEPFDKIFFTGSRSTGRRVMLAAAHHLTPVVLELGGKSPCIVCKDAPLDVAARRIAWGKFLNAGQTCVAPDFVLVEEPVCEALIEALTRAIREFFGDNPRRSADYGRIVNRAHFERLRSLLSGGRVILGGDMDAESLYFGPTLITDVSPDAPLMQEEIFGPLLPILSFRHLDEALEWLAQQPAPLALYLFTRQRAIQERVLARTRSGGVCINDTILQVAARELPFGGLGPSGMGVYHGHASFQTFSHYRPVLRRSLFPDWRWRYPPSRLALSRLKCLARWLLRW